The following nucleotide sequence is from Chloracidobacterium validum.
CAACTCCGGCACGCCCCGCCGCCGCGTTACCAATCGCGTGCCATAGACCAGCCAGCGCAACTCTTCGCGCCAATCACGGGTGACGTGACTATCCGAACCAACGGCCAACGGCACGCCCCGCGTTACCCATCCGGCCAAGTCTGGAATACCATCGCCTAGGTTGGCTTCCGTTGTTGGGCAAACCACGACGCCGGCGCCACTTTGCGCAACGGACTCTTGTTCGTCGGCCTCAGTATGCGTGGCATGCACGAGTTGCCAGCGCGGATCGAGCCAGCGTTCACGCGCCAACCACGCGACTGGCCGCGCCCCCGTCGCCCGCAGACAAGCCTCGACCTCGCCAACCTGTTCGGCGACGTGGATATGAATCGGGCCGGTGAAATCTTCGGCCAGCCGATAGACATGGCGAAAACTCTCCGGGCGCACGGCGCGGACGGAATGCAGCGCCAGACCGACGTTGATGCCGGGGCGGCGGTCTTGCTCCAGGGTTTTGACCATTTCCCAAATCATATCCGGCGACGCCAAAAAACGGCGTTGTTCGGGCAGGAGGTCGGGTTGCCCAAAGCCGGCCCGCTCATAGACCGTTGGGAGTAAGGTCAAGCCGATGCCGACTTCGGCTGCCGCGCCCACCAGGGCGTCCATCATCGCCAGTGGACGGTCGTACGGATCGCCCTGCTCATTTCGATGCACATAGTGAAACTCGCAAACTTGGGTGTACCCCCCACGCAGCAGCTCCAGGTACAGTTGGGCCGCAATGGCTCGGAGATGTTCCGGTGTCAGGCGCGCGGCCAGGGCATACATCCGGGTTCGCCACGACCAAAAATCATCCTGGTCATCCGTCGTCGTTTCTGCCAGTCCGGCAAAGGCGCGCTGGAAGGCATGACTGTGGGCGTTGACCAGTCCCGGTAGCACGGCTCCGGTCAATACAGTCGCTTCAGCCGGCGGGGACGACACATCGGGTTCGACCTGGCGCCAGCGACCATCCGGGCCAATGACAAGCAAAACCTGACGCCGCCACCCATGCGGCAACCACGCCAACGGCGTCCACAACGCAGAGGCAAGCGGGAAGTCAGCCGTCATGCGGACCTCCAGGCCAGTGCTGCTCGGAGCAGGGCTTCAAGCACGGGGAGCAGACGCTCCAGCCGCGCCGCATCAGGGACATAGGGTGGCGCTTCGTCCATGTAGCAGGACCAACCCATTTCAAGCTGAACGGCCTGCCATCCCTGGTCGGGTCGGCCATAGTGGCGCGTGATGTAGCCGCCTTTGAAACGGCCGTCCACCACATAGGTAAAGACGGTCTGCGCCTCCAACACGGCACATAGCGCCTGACGCAGCGCAGGGGAACAGCTTTGGCCATCGGCTGTGCCCAAGTTCAAGTCGGGGAGTTGACCGTCGAACAGCCAGGGAAGCCGTGACTTGATGCTATGCCCTTCCCACAGGATGACCTGACCGTAACGCGCTTGCAGGCGCGTTAGCTCCCGGCTGAGCGCGTCATGGTAAGGCTGCCAATACTGAGCGCGACGCCGTGCAACTTCAGCGCGATCGGGCGCTCGTCCATCCTGGTAGATGGGCTGTCCGTCGAACATGCGGGTTGGGCAGAGTTCAGTAGTGCGCGCGCCGGGATAGAGCGGCTGGTCATCGGGTGGACGGTTGAGGTCCACGACGTACCTGGACACCTTGGCGCGCAAGATGCCAGCGCCAAGCTCCCGCGCAAAGGCATAGATGGTTTCCAAGCGCCAGTCGGTATCCGGCAAGGCACGGGCGGCTTCAGTCCAGTCAGCAGCAATTTCCGGTGGCACATCCGTGCCGACGTGCGGCAGGCTGATGAGCAAGGGGGTCGTTCCCGGCTCCAGGTCATAGGTCATGGCATGTGTCGTGGCCGACATCGTCACGAATCACCTCCCTTCCGCCACTGACCACGCGCCGCGGTCGGCAGCCGCCCAACCAGTAGGTTAGCTCACGGGGATGGTCGAGCGCCCAAACGGCAAAATCAGCCCGCTTGCCCGCCGCCAAGACACCCCGATCTGACAAACCAAGCGCCTGCGCCGCGCACTTGGTGACACCGCGCAGGGCTTCTGCGGGGGTCAGTCTGAAGAGAACACAAGCCAAGTTGAGCATCGCCAGGAGCGAGAGAACAGGCGACGAACCGGGATTGTGATCGGTGGCAATGGCGATGGGGATGCCGGCCTCGCGCAGCGCGACCACCGGCGGGCGGCGGGTTTCGCCGAGAACATAAAAGGCGCCGGGCAACAGGACGGCAACGGTTCCCGCAGCCGCCATGGCGCGGATGCCCGACGCGCTCAGGTACTCCAGATGATCACAAGACAGGGCGCCA
It contains:
- the hutF gene encoding formimidoylglutamate deiminase, translated to MTADFPLASALWTPLAWLPHGWRRQVLLVIGPDGRWRQVEPDVSSPPAEATVLTGAVLPGLVNAHSHAFQRAFAGLAETTTDDQDDFWSWRTRMYALAARLTPEHLRAIAAQLYLELLRGGYTQVCEFHYVHRNEQGDPYDRPLAMMDALVGAAAEVGIGLTLLPTVYERAGFGQPDLLPEQRRFLASPDMIWEMVKTLEQDRRPGINVGLALHSVRAVRPESFRHVYRLAEDFTGPIHIHVAEQVGEVEACLRATGARPVAWLARERWLDPRWQLVHATHTEADEQESVAQSGAGVVVCPTTEANLGDGIPDLAGWVTRGVPLAVGSDSHVTRDWREELRWLVYGTRLVTRRRGVPELLAPAEKLFAGAQTGGGDAAGEPVWGLMPGARADALVLAPSLPGMAGAPARHLLDVVVFSSPGPSWSDVLVAGRWVIRHGRHPRQGRIAARFGDTMQSLWSSAWRVADSAPVDVAPHCAPH
- the hutG gene encoding N-formylglutamate deformylase; translation: MSATTHAMTYDLEPGTTPLLISLPHVGTDVPPEIAADWTEAARALPDTDWRLETIYAFARELGAGILRAKVSRYVVDLNRPPDDQPLYPGARTTELCPTRMFDGQPIYQDGRAPDRAEVARRRAQYWQPYHDALSRELTRLQARYGQVILWEGHSIKSRLPWLFDGQLPDLNLGTADGQSCSPALRQALCAVLEAQTVFTYVVDGRFKGGYITRHYGRPDQGWQAVQLEMGWSCYMDEAPPYVPDAARLERLLPVLEALLRAALAWRSA